The proteins below come from a single Chitinophaga pinensis DSM 2588 genomic window:
- a CDS encoding heparinase II/III family protein — MKRWIVLTCMLAVCYCRLSAQHLLSGHYTQAELAAKLIPQAQWMPFPRTTDREGWEKADTAIGEAVIKKAESYMDYDWPSIPATKSLLIIRTGNRSEYQDIANKRREVLGTLLMAELYENEGRFIDPIINGVWSVCEESFWGVPAHLPGSFKGLMDVSQPFVELFSAETATLLAWVDYFLGPQLDAASPQIRKRIYYETNKRIFEPLMNKPHGWMHATANGRRPNNWNPWICSNWLNAVLLLEKDDSKRITAVDKILGVLDEFLDPYPADGGCDEGPGYWGAAAASLYDNVAMLNLATNNAFDYVYNDKKVGEMGKFIYRAQISERYFLDFADADPQPRMAAGMIYRFGKDIKDPAMMRFGAWYLKDENQAAVGGYHFFRHLFAIFMQDEFRQAEKGLALPADVWWPDLQVMVARDKEGSTNGFFVAAKGGNNDESHNHNDIGNYVVYYDGLPVLIDIGRGTYTAKTFSSKRYDIWYNRSDYHNVPSVNGYQQSAGPQFKATEVMYKRSLTSASMMMNISASYPEAAGIERWQRNIRLARGKQVYIDDVLQLKKNGIVTEHLMTCYPVEVLKPGVLVIHRKEGNVQKDFYLRYPADELEASIEKVPLLTEEDGGVKQKWGENIYRINLNGASIKAKTKLGFTIGLQ, encoded by the coding sequence ATGAAAAGATGGATTGTTTTAACCTGTATGCTGGCAGTCTGTTATTGCAGACTGTCGGCCCAGCATCTCTTAAGTGGTCACTATACGCAGGCTGAACTGGCAGCTAAGCTGATCCCGCAGGCACAATGGATGCCGTTTCCGCGCACAACAGACAGGGAGGGCTGGGAAAAGGCAGATACTGCTATCGGAGAGGCGGTCATTAAAAAGGCGGAGAGCTATATGGACTATGACTGGCCTTCTATCCCCGCTACCAAATCCCTGCTGATCATCCGTACGGGCAACCGTAGTGAATACCAGGATATTGCCAATAAAAGAAGGGAAGTGCTGGGTACTTTGCTGATGGCAGAACTCTATGAGAATGAAGGACGTTTTATCGACCCTATTATCAATGGCGTCTGGTCTGTTTGTGAAGAGTCCTTTTGGGGCGTACCTGCACATTTACCGGGTTCTTTTAAAGGACTGATGGATGTGTCGCAGCCATTCGTAGAGCTATTCTCCGCAGAAACAGCCACATTGCTGGCCTGGGTGGATTATTTCCTTGGGCCACAGCTGGATGCGGCCTCTCCACAAATCAGAAAACGGATCTACTATGAGACGAACAAACGCATCTTTGAACCGCTGATGAATAAACCCCATGGCTGGATGCACGCTACCGCAAATGGCAGGAGACCTAATAACTGGAATCCCTGGATCTGTTCCAACTGGCTGAATGCCGTGTTGTTGCTGGAGAAGGATGATAGTAAAAGAATCACCGCCGTTGACAAGATACTGGGTGTACTGGATGAATTCCTGGACCCTTATCCTGCGGATGGTGGTTGCGATGAAGGACCGGGCTACTGGGGCGCAGCAGCGGCCTCTTTATATGATAATGTGGCGATGCTGAACCTGGCGACCAACAATGCTTTTGACTATGTATATAATGATAAGAAAGTAGGGGAAATGGGTAAGTTTATTTACCGTGCCCAGATCAGTGAACGTTACTTCCTGGACTTTGCAGACGCTGATCCGCAACCCAGGATGGCGGCAGGTATGATCTATCGTTTCGGAAAGGATATTAAGGATCCTGCGATGATGCGTTTTGGCGCATGGTACCTGAAAGATGAGAACCAGGCCGCTGTAGGTGGTTATCATTTCTTCCGGCACCTGTTTGCCATCTTTATGCAGGATGAATTCAGACAGGCGGAAAAGGGACTGGCTTTACCAGCAGATGTATGGTGGCCGGATCTGCAAGTAATGGTAGCAAGAGATAAGGAAGGAAGTACAAATGGCTTCTTTGTGGCGGCAAAAGGTGGTAACAATGACGAAAGCCATAACCATAATGATATAGGCAACTATGTGGTGTATTATGATGGGTTACCGGTATTGATTGATATCGGGCGGGGGACCTATACGGCCAAGACGTTCAGCAGTAAACGCTATGACATCTGGTATAATCGTTCTGACTATCACAATGTGCCCAGCGTAAACGGGTATCAGCAGTCGGCCGGACCACAGTTCAAAGCCACGGAAGTCATGTATAAGCGGAGTCTGACTTCGGCGAGTATGATGATGAATATCAGCGCTTCCTATCCGGAGGCGGCAGGTATCGAGAGATGGCAGCGTAATATCCGGCTGGCCAGGGGGAAGCAGGTGTATATAGATGATGTTTTACAGCTGAAGAAAAACGGTATTGTTACGGAACACCTGATGACCTGTTATCCGGTGGAGGTATTGAAACCCGGCGTACTGGTTATTCATAGAAAAGAAGGGAATGTACAGAAGGATTTCTATCTGCGTTATCCGGCGGATGAGCTGGAGGCCAGTATAGAAAAGGTGCCCTTGCTGACAGAGGAAGATGGCGGTGTAAAACAGAAGTGGGGAGAGAATATTTACCGGATCAATCTGAATGGCGCCAGTATTAAGGCAAAGACGAAGCTGGGTTTTACGATAGGGTTACAATAA
- a CDS encoding alginate lyase family protein yields the protein MKMPVFYAGTLLLLGMIICLYTAAAQLPPQTYLLKGQQLLDAKEKIAKKDPAMQQALAALLKIADQSLENGPYSVVYKTKVPPSGNKHDYMSVGPYWWPDSTKANGLPYIRKDGQVNPERYAIKDDEYQNAISRDVYYLGLAWFYTGKEQYAKHAAGLLRTWFLDTATSMHPHLNYSQAIPGITDGRGIGLIDTHNVTMLLDGIQLLKASKALLAAEYKRIQDWYRAFLQWMRTSPIGQDEADEGNNHGTWYDVQQVAIALFTEQPALARQILEQQTKKRIEVQLETDGRQPKELARTLSWNYSLFNLRAFFELALLAENVQVDLWHYETPAGKSLQSAYRWLLPFATGASQWAYQQIKPKHDEEFLELSEVAARKYPDLDLSALKVQHKDYQNDLLLLTHWAY from the coding sequence ATGAAAATGCCTGTTTTTTATGCCGGGACCTTGTTGCTGCTGGGGATGATCATCTGCCTGTATACAGCAGCGGCACAGTTGCCCCCACAAACCTATCTGCTCAAAGGGCAGCAGTTGCTGGATGCGAAAGAGAAGATTGCAAAGAAAGACCCCGCCATGCAGCAGGCTTTGGCTGCCTTGCTGAAAATAGCAGACCAGTCGCTGGAGAATGGCCCTTACTCGGTTGTCTACAAAACCAAAGTGCCGCCCAGTGGTAACAAACACGACTATATGAGCGTAGGGCCTTACTGGTGGCCTGATTCTACCAAGGCCAACGGATTGCCCTATATCCGTAAGGATGGGCAGGTCAATCCGGAACGGTATGCCATTAAAGATGACGAGTACCAGAATGCCATTTCACGCGACGTATATTACCTCGGACTCGCCTGGTTTTATACCGGGAAGGAGCAATATGCGAAACATGCGGCTGGTCTGCTCCGGACCTGGTTCCTTGACACGGCCACGAGTATGCATCCGCACCTGAATTATAGTCAGGCGATACCGGGCATTACGGATGGCAGGGGCATAGGACTGATCGATACCCATAATGTGACCATGCTGCTGGATGGTATTCAGTTGCTGAAAGCGTCAAAGGCCCTTTTGGCAGCAGAATACAAAAGAATACAAGACTGGTACCGGGCATTCCTGCAATGGATGCGTACGAGTCCGATCGGACAGGATGAAGCAGATGAAGGGAATAACCACGGTACCTGGTATGATGTACAGCAGGTAGCGATCGCTTTATTTACCGAACAGCCGGCGCTGGCCAGACAGATACTGGAACAGCAGACGAAAAAGCGGATAGAGGTACAGCTGGAAACAGATGGCCGTCAGCCGAAAGAGCTGGCCCGGACCTTATCCTGGAACTATTCCCTTTTTAACCTGCGGGCCTTCTTTGAACTGGCCCTGCTGGCAGAAAATGTACAGGTGGACCTCTGGCATTATGAGACGCCGGCGGGTAAAAGTCTGCAGAGCGCCTACCGCTGGCTACTGCCGTTTGCTACCGGGGCCAGCCAGTGGGCTTATCAGCAGATCAAGCCCAAACATGACGAGGAATTCCTGGAACTATCGGAGGTGGCTGCCCGAAAGTACCCGGATCTGGACCTCAGCGCCCTGAAAGTGCAGCACAAAGACTACCAAAATGACTTATTATTGCTGACGCACTGGGCGTACTAA
- a CDS encoding DUF4466 family protein produces MKSYIMSLLGLCLLMTACKDKQYAIPEAKNELQNDCIKRTLGPNVAGLNIEFAYAIALPAARGKIVSAQVEASIAGEAATYLEHRSYYTNGSGEDVGVQIGDPAVNEGNATKVTFTKDTNAVTLRYFYVIPKSAQGKEVRFTFSAKSSNGETISYAMGPYKISKMDMVLDLPVKNAEACFISVADMAVYTEKDVPANADKIDLVYLYRSITGISFNHALVSPGANAEYLPDVTMPPGLNRVTKIRKTWNLRDFHLARLQYGVYIDDLDFEQLDMTGSPDYVINLKSEAGAWVETADRKYRAYIYMNKVEDSKKSATISMKRYTLK; encoded by the coding sequence ATGAAAAGTTATATCATGTCATTACTGGGGCTGTGTCTGCTGATGACCGCCTGTAAGGACAAGCAATATGCCATCCCGGAAGCAAAGAATGAGCTGCAGAACGATTGTATCAAGCGTACGCTGGGACCGAATGTGGCGGGACTGAATATTGAATTTGCATACGCGATCGCGTTGCCGGCGGCAAGAGGAAAGATTGTGTCCGCACAGGTGGAAGCCTCTATTGCGGGGGAAGCAGCTACCTACCTGGAACACCGGTCTTATTATACCAATGGCAGCGGGGAAGATGTCGGTGTACAGATAGGCGATCCTGCTGTTAATGAAGGCAACGCCACAAAAGTGACTTTTACCAAAGACACTAATGCGGTGACACTCCGTTATTTCTATGTGATTCCGAAGTCGGCACAGGGCAAGGAAGTCCGCTTTACCTTCTCTGCAAAAAGCAGTAACGGAGAAACCATCTCCTATGCCATGGGACCTTACAAAATCTCTAAAATGGATATGGTGCTGGACCTGCCGGTGAAGAATGCGGAAGCATGTTTTATTTCTGTGGCAGATATGGCCGTGTATACCGAAAAGGATGTTCCTGCGAATGCAGACAAGATCGACCTGGTATATCTTTATCGTTCCATTACTGGGATTTCTTTTAATCATGCCCTGGTATCACCAGGAGCGAATGCGGAATATCTCCCGGATGTAACGATGCCACCAGGATTGAACAGGGTGACAAAGATCCGGAAGACCTGGAATTTGCGGGATTTTCACCTGGCGCGGCTGCAATATGGGGTGTATATCGATGACCTGGATTTCGAGCAGCTGGATATGACAGGATCTCCTGATTATGTTATCAATCTGAAATCGGAGGCAGGCGCCTGGGTGGAGACGGCAGACAGGAAGTATCGTGCTTATATTTACATGAATAAAGTGGAGGATAGTAAGAAGAGCGCGACTATCAGTATGAAACGTTATACCCTTAAATAA
- a CDS encoding RagB/SusD family nutrient uptake outer membrane protein, with protein sequence MKQTIAKIYIAGALLLGAALQTGCVKDLLDREPATELGTGAFWKSEADATYALMGAYADIRPLFDRDYYFDGQAEYLRVRGTSTASGNLQKGDAYNGGDYSPSGYGDNFDKMYERLYGGVHRANYVIENVRKMLPAASGTALIQLERIVGEASLLRAMVYFRLISMWGDVPYIDHVIFDNAEVANLTRTPISEVKDSIIADLTYAFEKLPVKAPEIGRASKPAALAFRGKVQLYWACWNTYGWPELDTFQPDAAQGTDAYRAAAADLKKVINDYGLNLFRGGEPGECDVLGKADKLPNYYYLFTPVANGDPEMIMAFSHGGTGTNQGEELMRDIAGRSHEGSQCWVSPRYEIADRYQSTITGDFADKMIPMNPANNAAARTTLNSAVNPQTYTNRDYRMKSSIMWDYEISVGMISLKSTGWVPFIYRTWNQPVTIDGASYITYNTDGCNSGYVLRKFLRNTAGLGRSDGTYNYPVMRLADVFLMYAEATNAVDGPQGDAIALLNRIRHRGNLPPLAADKTASKEAFFNAIEQERIVELFGEGHRAFDLRRWRAIERVWNPPYGNGVWRIDTYGAQMTRYFQNVSEREYQQCYIFRIPPGERNRNPNLTQNTPWL encoded by the coding sequence ATGAAGCAGACTATTGCAAAAATATATATCGCGGGCGCACTGTTACTGGGTGCTGCCTTGCAGACGGGTTGTGTAAAAGACCTGCTGGACAGGGAGCCGGCTACAGAACTGGGTACCGGCGCTTTCTGGAAATCAGAGGCAGATGCGACGTATGCCCTGATGGGCGCTTACGCAGATATCCGCCCGCTGTTTGACCGTGACTATTACTTCGACGGACAAGCAGAATACCTGCGCGTTAGAGGTACCAGTACCGCCAGTGGTAACCTGCAGAAAGGAGATGCGTATAACGGTGGTGATTATAGTCCGTCGGGATATGGCGACAACTTCGACAAAATGTATGAACGCCTGTATGGCGGTGTACACCGTGCTAATTATGTTATCGAAAACGTCCGTAAGATGTTGCCTGCTGCCAGTGGTACCGCGCTGATACAACTGGAACGCATTGTTGGCGAAGCGAGTCTGTTGAGGGCCATGGTGTATTTCCGGCTGATCTCGATGTGGGGAGATGTGCCCTATATTGATCATGTCATTTTTGACAATGCGGAGGTAGCCAACCTTACGCGTACGCCTATTAGCGAGGTAAAAGATTCCATTATAGCTGACCTGACCTATGCCTTTGAAAAACTCCCGGTGAAGGCCCCCGAGATTGGCCGTGCCTCCAAACCGGCGGCACTGGCCTTCCGGGGCAAAGTACAATTGTACTGGGCCTGCTGGAATACCTACGGATGGCCTGAACTGGATACTTTCCAGCCGGATGCGGCCCAGGGTACAGATGCATACAGAGCAGCGGCGGCTGACTTAAAGAAGGTCATCAATGATTATGGCCTGAACCTCTTCAGAGGCGGTGAACCGGGTGAGTGTGACGTATTGGGGAAAGCAGATAAACTGCCGAACTACTATTACCTGTTTACGCCGGTGGCGAATGGAGATCCTGAAATGATCATGGCTTTCAGTCATGGAGGCACCGGTACGAACCAGGGAGAAGAACTGATGCGCGATATCGCTGGTCGTTCTCATGAAGGTTCACAATGCTGGGTATCCCCCCGTTATGAGATCGCAGATCGTTATCAGTCGACGATCACAGGTGATTTCGCAGATAAGATGATCCCTATGAATCCAGCGAATAATGCTGCTGCCAGGACTACCTTGAATTCAGCTGTCAATCCACAGACTTATACCAACCGCGATTATCGTATGAAGTCTTCTATCATGTGGGACTATGAGATCAGTGTGGGCATGATCTCATTGAAATCAACCGGGTGGGTACCTTTTATCTACCGTACCTGGAATCAGCCGGTAACGATCGATGGGGCGAGTTATATCACCTATAATACGGATGGTTGTAATTCCGGTTATGTATTGCGCAAGTTCCTGCGAAATACTGCCGGACTGGGACGTAGCGACGGTACCTATAATTACCCGGTAATGCGGTTGGCCGATGTATTCCTGATGTATGCAGAGGCGACGAATGCAGTGGATGGTCCGCAGGGAGATGCCATCGCACTGCTGAACAGGATACGGCATAGAGGTAATCTGCCGCCATTGGCTGCGGACAAAACGGCCAGTAAAGAAGCATTCTTTAATGCGATCGAGCAGGAGCGTATCGTAGAACTGTTTGGCGAAGGCCACCGTGCTTTTGACCTGCGCCGATGGAGAGCGATCGAACGGGTATGGAACCCGCCTTATGGTAACGGCGTATGGCGTATCGATACTTATGGCGCACAGATGACGCGTTACTTCCAGAATGTATCGGAAAGGGAATACCAGCAATGTTACATCTTCCGCATTCCGCCGGGAGAGCGTAACAGAAATCCTAATCTTACACAAAACACACCATGGCTCTAA